Proteins encoded in a region of the Chloroflexota bacterium genome:
- a CDS encoding LysM peptidoglycan-binding domain-containing protein encodes MRNRHWSLVSALIIVIIALVVTAVPALAAPEYQAGTIHVVRRGETLSQIAQRYGVNMNAISQANGISNPSMIYSGQRLVISGGSVAAVASTSYAGSGSVHVVRRGENLGSIAARYGVNMNALAQANGINNLSMIFVGQRLTVPGGSAASSAPAYVAVPAAAPAAAPQVAAGGGKWIDIDLSSQTLTAYQGNTPVLQRLVSTGSTFPTPVGTYSILWKVQSQRMTGPGYDLPNVPWVMYFTNRGHAIHGTYWHNNFGTPMSHGCVNMRIADAQFMYNWAPVGTRVVVHW; translated from the coding sequence GTGAGAAATCGTCATTGGTCACTGGTTAGTGCCCTCATCATTGTCATCATCGCCCTTGTGGTCACAGCAGTGCCAGCGCTGGCTGCGCCCGAATATCAGGCTGGCACGATCCACGTCGTGCGCAGGGGAGAAACCCTGAGCCAGATTGCCCAACGTTACGGCGTCAACATGAACGCCATATCTCAGGCCAATGGGATCAGCAATCCCAGTATGATCTACTCCGGGCAGCGCTTGGTAATTTCCGGAGGCTCAGTCGCCGCAGTTGCCAGTACAAGCTACGCCGGTTCCGGCAGCGTTCATGTCGTAAGACGGGGTGAAAACCTCGGCAGCATTGCCGCCCGTTACGGTGTCAATATGAACGCGTTGGCCCAGGCCAACGGGATCAACAACCTCAGCATGATCTTCGTCGGACAACGTTTGACCGTCCCCGGAGGCAGTGCTGCATCCAGCGCCCCTGCGTACGTTGCGGTCCCCGCTGCAGCCCCCGCAGCTGCCCCTCAGGTTGCCGCCGGCGGCGGCAAGTGGATAGACATCGACCTCAGTTCACAGACACTGACTGCCTACCAGGGGAACACGCCGGTCCTGCAACGATTGGTAAGCACCGGGTCGACCTTCCCCACGCCGGTAGGTACCTACTCAATCCTGTGGAAGGTCCAGTCCCAGCGCATGACCGGCCCTGGTTACGATCTTCCGAACGTCCCGTGGGTCATGTATTTCACCAACCGGGGTCACGCCATTCATGGCACCTACTGGCACAATAACTTTGGCACGCCAATGAGCCATGGCTGCGTCAACATGCGCATCGCCGATGCCCAGTTTATGTACAATTGGGCGCCGGTCGGTACAAGAGTGGTGGTCCACTGGTAG
- a CDS encoding cytochrome c-type biogenesis protein CcmH, with the protein MRSALFLLLVFFVLASPVLAQEPTLDEINAVARELYCPLCNGVRLDTCDLQACIQMRQVISDKLVAGVPKEQIKADFVEQYGPIVLGEPPRQGLNLLAWILPVALLLLGAVWLFFMVRSWTRKPEPVTLQTVAPTEGAEPATQAVDASYLKRIEADLEKLD; encoded by the coding sequence ATGAGATCGGCCCTTTTCCTGCTACTGGTATTTTTTGTTTTAGCATCGCCGGTGCTGGCTCAGGAACCAACTCTGGATGAGATCAACGCCGTAGCTCGGGAACTCTATTGTCCTCTGTGCAACGGTGTCCGCCTGGATACGTGCGATCTGCAGGCTTGTATCCAGATGCGCCAGGTCATCTCTGATAAGCTGGTCGCCGGTGTTCCCAAGGAGCAGATCAAAGCTGATTTTGTGGAACAATACGGCCCGATCGTTCTGGGAGAACCGCCGCGACAGGGTCTCAACCTGCTGGCCTGGATCCTGCCGGTCGCCTTGCTGCTCCTGGGTGCCGTCTGGTTGTTTTTCATGGTGCGTAGCTGGACGCGCAAACCAGAGCCAGTGACCCTGCAAACTGTGGCTCCCACGGAGGGAGCAGAACCGGCCACCCAGGCTGTGGACGCTTCGTATTTGAAGCGCATCGAGGCTGATCTCGAGAAGCTTGATTAA
- a CDS encoding TlpA disulfide reductase family protein produces MAQLTDTEDETQPETAEGSKGTGMTKYIILVIAIGLVGLLAYGLISGGDHRAEVGSPAPVFTLTDFDGNQYSLDELRGQVVVVNFWATWCVSCKEEAVDLEMVWRDYKDRGVLFLGVDYLDQEPLNFEYIERYGITYPNGQDVQGRIYNAYGVQGLPETFIVGPDGKITKLYVGPVTRQQLSNDIEKALASG; encoded by the coding sequence ATGGCACAGTTAACTGATACGGAAGACGAGACACAACCCGAAACGGCCGAAGGGTCCAAGGGGACCGGTATGACGAAATATATCATCCTCGTGATCGCCATCGGTCTTGTCGGGCTGTTGGCCTACGGGTTGATTTCCGGTGGCGATCACCGGGCCGAGGTCGGATCCCCGGCGCCGGTATTCACCTTGACTGATTTCGACGGCAATCAATACAGCCTGGACGAACTCAGGGGACAGGTGGTGGTCGTAAACTTTTGGGCTACCTGGTGTGTCTCCTGCAAGGAAGAGGCTGTGGACCTGGAGATGGTCTGGCGGGATTACAAGGATCGAGGCGTTCTATTCCTTGGTGTAGATTATCTTGACCAGGAACCGCTGAACTTCGAGTATATCGAGCGCTACGGCATCACCTATCCCAACGGCCAGGATGTTCAGGGCCGGATCTACAACGCCTATGGGGTACAAGGTCTTCCTGAAACATTCATTGTCGGCCCCGATGGTAAGATCACCAAGCTGTACGTGGGACCGGTAACCCGGCAACAGTTGTCCAACGATATTGAGAAAGCTCTGGCAAGTGGCTAG
- a CDS encoding heme lyase CcmF/NrfE family subunit → MLPDLGLIALVVAMIAGSVGILANLIGAERGRQDLVVAGRNALYVVGGLVFFATLILAIALVTHDYSLAYVASHVSNEQSFFYNLSSLWGGQAGSLLFWTAVLSGYAVAVTIAQWKRQPVLRPYVTAVLLGVQVFFLLVLLFAANPFERLWAMPNGSTVPAVFAPAGAIPAQLSDGSGLNPLLQNYWMVIHPVMLYLGWIGMTVPFAFAVAALVTGELGNDWIRTIRRWTLVPWMFLTAGILMGSQWAYVELGWGGYWAWDPVENASFLPWLTATAFIHSIMIQERRGMLKVWNFVLIFLTFELTIIGTFITRSGIIDSVHAFALSNIGPLFLSFIVLTTFGYLWLLFRRLPDLRSANHLDSMLSRESAFLFQNLIFVGLTFVILFGTLYPIISEGLNNFLPIDKMSFAAPWFNKVTGPLFILLMVLMGSAPLLGWRRSSKETIVRNFPFPILFGIGSSVVAYLLGARSFYSVFSFAVAGFVVGGILQEFYRGASVRHRNQGENWLVACATLLKRNQRRYAGYIVHLGVVMVMIAIIGVNVYQTEAQANLAQGESMVIDKYELTYMDLREQSGPTYDQVQAVVQVKRNGAVVGTITPAMNFYRTVAGRDQPTNEIAIRMGPVEDLYLVLAGWEGTGQSASFKAYVNPLMTWMWIGGIVMMLGTLAAVWPHQRSRKRSEVKDRLPRGAQPA, encoded by the coding sequence GTGTTACCTGATTTGGGCTTGATTGCGTTGGTGGTTGCGATGATTGCCGGTTCGGTTGGCATTCTGGCCAACTTGATCGGCGCGGAGCGGGGTCGCCAGGATCTCGTCGTAGCGGGCCGCAACGCGCTCTATGTGGTCGGCGGACTGGTGTTTTTCGCGACCCTGATCCTGGCCATTGCGTTAGTGACCCATGATTACAGCCTGGCATACGTCGCCAGCCATGTCAGCAACGAGCAATCCTTCTTCTACAACCTTTCGTCGCTATGGGGCGGGCAGGCGGGATCGCTGTTGTTCTGGACCGCCGTGCTTTCTGGCTATGCCGTCGCTGTGACGATTGCCCAGTGGAAGCGGCAACCGGTGCTCCGCCCCTACGTTACCGCTGTTCTGCTGGGGGTGCAAGTTTTCTTTCTGCTCGTTTTGCTCTTTGCCGCCAATCCCTTTGAGAGGTTATGGGCGATGCCAAATGGCAGCACTGTGCCGGCCGTCTTTGCCCCGGCCGGCGCCATCCCCGCTCAATTGAGCGATGGTTCCGGCTTGAATCCGCTGCTGCAGAATTACTGGATGGTGATTCATCCGGTCATGCTGTATCTTGGTTGGATAGGCATGACGGTGCCCTTCGCCTTCGCGGTTGCAGCATTGGTAACGGGTGAACTGGGCAACGATTGGATCCGAACGATCCGCCGTTGGACGCTGGTGCCTTGGATGTTCCTGACCGCCGGCATTCTGATGGGCTCTCAGTGGGCCTATGTCGAGTTGGGCTGGGGAGGTTACTGGGCCTGGGACCCCGTGGAAAATGCCAGTTTTCTTCCCTGGTTGACCGCAACGGCCTTCATCCATTCGATCATGATTCAGGAGCGACGTGGCATGCTCAAGGTCTGGAATTTTGTGCTGATATTCCTGACTTTCGAGTTGACCATCATCGGTACCTTCATTACCCGCAGCGGCATCATTGACTCGGTCCATGCCTTTGCCCTGTCCAACATCGGTCCTCTCTTCCTCTCCTTCATTGTGTTGACCACCTTCGGTTATCTCTGGTTGTTGTTCAGGCGGCTTCCTGATCTGCGAAGTGCCAATCACCTGGACAGCATGCTGAGTCGAGAGTCGGCGTTTCTCTTTCAGAACCTGATCTTTGTGGGACTGACTTTTGTGATCCTGTTCGGCACGCTTTACCCGATCATATCGGAAGGCCTGAACAATTTCTTGCCCATCGACAAGATGTCTTTTGCAGCACCCTGGTTCAACAAGGTAACCGGGCCGTTGTTTATTCTTCTGATGGTATTGATGGGCTCTGCGCCGCTTCTGGGCTGGCGCCGATCCAGTAAGGAAACGATCGTGCGCAACTTTCCCTTTCCGATCCTGTTTGGCATCGGTTCCAGCGTGGTTGCCTACCTGCTGGGCGCTCGCAGCTTCTACTCGGTCTTCTCCTTCGCCGTAGCCGGATTCGTCGTCGGAGGCATTCTGCAGGAGTTCTACCGCGGCGCCAGCGTGCGGCATCGTAACCAGGGCGAAAACTGGCTGGTTGCCTGTGCCACTCTGCTAAAGCGCAACCAGCGGCGTTATGCCGGCTACATCGTCCATCTGGGCGTGGTCATGGTGATGATCGCCATCATCGGCGTCAATGTCTATCAAACTGAGGCTCAGGCCAACCTCGCCCAGGGCGAGAGCATGGTGATCGACAAGTACGAACTTACCTATATGGACCTGAGAGAGCAGTCCGGTCCCACCTACGATCAGGTGCAGGCGGTTGTGCAGGTCAAACGCAATGGCGCGGTTGTCGGCACCATCACCCCGGCTATGAATTTCTATCGGACTGTTGCCGGGCGGGATCAGCCGACCAACGAAATCGCCATTCGCATGGGGCCGGTTGAGGATCTCTACCTGGTGCTGGCCGGCTGGGAGGGCACCGGACAGTCGGCTTCATTTAAGGCGTACGTCAATCCGCTGATGACCTGGATGTGGATCGGCGGAATCGTCATGATGCTGGGCACATTGGCTGCCGTATGGCCACACCAGCGAAGCCGGAAGCGGTCCGAGGTGAAGGATAGGCTGCCCCGGGGCGCTCAGCCTGCCTAG
- a CDS encoding zinc ribbon domain-containing protein, which yields MPFLFLIGAIVIIAISALAIAWPLLRESAELVAQPTDPDTLADPMMELEQERDSLYQAIRELRFDYEVGKVSEADYLIFENQLKGRAVVVLQEIDTLHEAEIDPDLDARIEGEIAALRRNGTGKTAGDPLPVPVGQKGYCSQCGETVRAGDGFCGQCGARVA from the coding sequence ATGCCATTTTTGTTTCTGATCGGCGCGATAGTGATTATCGCCATCTCAGCCCTTGCAATCGCCTGGCCGTTGCTGCGCGAGTCGGCGGAACTGGTTGCGCAGCCGACGGACCCGGATACCCTTGCCGATCCCATGATGGAACTGGAGCAGGAGCGCGACTCTCTCTACCAGGCGATCCGCGAGCTGCGTTTTGACTACGAGGTTGGCAAGGTGTCGGAGGCAGATTATCTGATCTTTGAAAACCAGTTGAAGGGCCGGGCGGTCGTCGTGTTGCAGGAGATCGATACCTTGCACGAAGCCGAGATTGATCCCGACCTGGACGCCCGAATCGAGGGAGAGATTGCCGCTTTGCGGCGCAACGGGACGGGAAAGACTGCCGGAGACCCGCTGCCGGTCCCTGTTGGCCAGAAGGGCTACTGCAGCCAGTGCGGTGAAACTGTGCGGGCTGGTGATGGTTTCTGCGGCCAATGTGGAGCCCGTGTGGCCTGA
- the serS gene encoding serine--tRNA ligase, protein MLNIKIIREQPEFVKQQMVVLQDPDAPVDQVLSLDEERRRLLTEVEELKASRNVESRKIGQLMREGNKAEANSLKERMGQVSDQIKGLDERIREVDSELFDAMSRIPNLPLPDVPVGKDDNENVVTRTWGQLPSFEFEPLPHWEIGEGLDIIDFERGVKLSGSRFYVLKGLGARLQRALITWMLDVHIDEHGYIEVYPPAIVREHCLFGTGNLPKFGENIYRDYEDDLWLIPTAEVPVTNLYRDEILSPGSLPICHVAYTPCFRREKMSAGKDVRGIKRGHQFDKVEMVKFVEPEQGEAELAGLIANAEDICQRLEIPYRVVQMCTGDLSFVAAAKYDLEMWAPGVEEWLEVSSCSLFTDFQARRANIRYRPEEKAKPRYVYTMNGSGLALPRVVIAVLENYQQKDGSVLVPEVLRPYMGGAEVIA, encoded by the coding sequence ATGTTAAATATCAAGATCATTCGGGAACAGCCAGAGTTTGTCAAACAGCAGATGGTCGTGCTGCAGGACCCCGATGCACCGGTGGACCAGGTGTTGAGCCTGGACGAAGAGCGACGGCGCCTTCTAACCGAGGTAGAGGAGTTGAAGGCTTCTCGCAATGTCGAAAGCCGCAAGATCGGTCAACTCATGCGGGAGGGCAACAAGGCGGAAGCCAATTCGCTCAAGGAGAGAATGGGCCAGGTCTCAGATCAGATCAAGGGGTTGGATGAACGGATCAGGGAGGTCGATTCCGAGCTGTTCGATGCGATGAGCCGCATTCCAAACCTGCCGCTGCCGGATGTGCCCGTCGGCAAGGATGACAACGAAAACGTGGTTACCAGGACCTGGGGCCAGCTTCCGAGCTTCGAGTTCGAGCCCCTGCCCCATTGGGAAATCGGCGAGGGACTGGACATCATCGATTTCGAGCGGGGAGTCAAGCTGTCGGGCAGCCGCTTCTATGTGTTGAAGGGCCTGGGGGCTCGCCTGCAGCGTGCGTTAATCACCTGGATGTTGGACGTTCACATCGACGAACATGGTTACATCGAGGTCTATCCACCCGCCATCGTCCGCGAGCACTGTCTCTTTGGCACCGGCAACCTGCCTAAATTCGGCGAGAACATCTACCGGGACTACGAAGATGACCTGTGGCTGATTCCCACGGCTGAGGTGCCCGTCACCAACCTCTACCGGGATGAGATTCTGTCCCCGGGCAGCCTGCCCATCTGCCATGTCGCCTACACACCCTGCTTCCGCCGTGAGAAAATGTCGGCTGGCAAGGATGTACGTGGCATAAAACGCGGCCACCAGTTCGACAAGGTGGAGATGGTCAAGTTCGTGGAGCCGGAACAGGGTGAGGCAGAACTGGCCGGCCTGATCGCCAACGCAGAGGATATCTGCCAGCGACTGGAGATCCCGTACCGGGTGGTGCAGATGTGTACGGGCGATCTGAGTTTCGTTGCGGCTGCCAAGTATGATCTGGAAATGTGGGCGCCGGGCGTCGAGGAATGGTTGGAGGTAAGCTCATGCTCACTCTTCACCGATTTTCAGGCCAGGCGAGCCAATATCCGCTACCGACCCGAGGAGAAAGCCAAACCTCGTTATGTCTATACAATGAACGGCTCAGGCCTTGCCCTTCCCCGGGTCGTGATCGCCGTACTGGAGAACTACCAGCAGAAGGATGGCAGTGTACTCGTGCCCGAAGTCCTGCGGCCCTACATGGGCGGCGCGGAGGTGATTGCGTAA
- the rodA gene encoding rod shape-determining protein RodA encodes MRLNWRRFDFVLLGATLLLIAFGVAMIYSATLGVEAYRNYALRQVIYAGIGMVLLIVVAAFDYRLLTSLQWPIYLFTIVALAAVALLGQIRGGTAGWFDAGLIFIQPSEMAKVLFAIVFAHYLSNHHDELGKPQWLLGAFVLLMVPVGLIYLQPDLGTAIVLIVIGAIMLFVAGIPWIYILLTVASGALAAPVIWANLQGYMRQRITIFLSPASDPDASFNIAQALISIGNGGWLGKGFTQGSQSQLHFLRVRYADFIYSMVAEELGFIGAVVMMILLLVIIWRLFNIADQARDQFGRLIVVGILAMILFQAVVSIGMNLGLLPVTGITLPFVSYGGSSLLALMLGIGLAQSVAMRNRKIEFD; translated from the coding sequence ATGAGACTCAACTGGCGTCGCTTTGATTTTGTACTGCTTGGAGCCACTCTACTCCTGATCGCCTTTGGCGTTGCCATGATCTATAGTGCCACGCTGGGCGTCGAGGCCTACCGAAACTATGCACTGCGACAGGTTATCTATGCAGGCATTGGCATGGTGCTCTTGATTGTGGTTGCCGCCTTTGACTATCGTTTGCTTACCAGCCTGCAATGGCCAATCTACCTCTTCACCATTGTGGCACTGGCCGCGGTCGCTTTGTTGGGTCAGATCCGGGGTGGTACGGCCGGTTGGTTCGATGCCGGTCTGATTTTCATCCAACCCTCGGAGATGGCAAAAGTGCTGTTCGCCATCGTCTTCGCCCACTACCTGAGCAACCATCACGATGAACTTGGCAAACCCCAGTGGCTACTGGGGGCATTCGTGCTGCTGATGGTGCCGGTGGGATTGATTTATCTGCAACCTGACCTGGGAACGGCGATCGTATTGATTGTCATCGGAGCCATCATGTTATTTGTGGCTGGCATCCCCTGGATCTACATCCTGCTGACCGTTGCCAGCGGCGCCCTGGCAGCGCCAGTGATCTGGGCCAACCTGCAGGGATACATGCGCCAACGAATTACCATTTTTCTCAGTCCGGCCAGCGATCCAGACGCCAGCTTCAACATTGCCCAGGCACTAATCAGCATCGGCAATGGCGGCTGGCTGGGTAAGGGATTTACCCAGGGCAGCCAGAGCCAACTGCATTTCCTGCGTGTGCGCTACGCCGACTTCATCTACAGCATGGTGGCCGAGGAGTTGGGCTTCATTGGCGCCGTCGTCATGATGATACTGCTCCTGGTCATCATCTGGCGCCTCTTCAACATCGCCGATCAGGCCAGAGACCAATTTGGCCGCCTGATCGTGGTGGGTATACTGGCGATGATCCTCTTTCAGGCCGTGGTCAGCATTGGCATGAACCTGGGCCTGCTGCCCGTCACCGGCATTACCCTGCCCTTTGTCAGCTACGGCGGCAGCTCATTGTTGGCACTCATGCTGGGTATCGGGTTGGCTCAAAGCGTTGCAATGCGCAACCGCAAGATCGAGTTTGATTGA
- the mrdA gene encoding penicillin-binding protein 2: MIGRPLPSSARLLILRVATVLIFIVFAGQLWRIQFFQGEGLRARANENRFRLVEVRGARGVIYDRDGTLLVRNRPSFNIAIVPEELPEDDDPAIEEEMQRVVLERLERVIKQAVAGLPEPTPGPESAPVAETGDQPNQFGVTGPPRFRQTMSIDEALDSVRQGWQGGAYRPITFADQVDREIAFSVAEQSHLLPGVSLEIEPVRDYLNGTLTSHLLGYMGPVPQEYVASYEEEGYRANDQVGLAGLEFTYEKALRGKDGQRNIEVDVNGREVRTVGDIFPSASGNNLVLTLDVELQKLMEDALLQGLKEAKADTGVAIAMDPRNGEVLGLVSLPTYDNNLFAQGIELEDYQVLIEDKRRPLVNHAISGLYPPGSTFKIVAAGGALEEGVVTERTRLGDSFDGTVDGITWVSNRFFPDDPRFAQPFFCWIHEYKTGHYQVNIREALAVSCDTYFYQISGGFAKTFEGLGIDSLIDYTEAYGFGSPTGIDLPGENAGLVPSPRWKRLTYAETWSAGDTYNMSIGQGAMLSTPLQVLNATAAVANGGLLYRPQIVSRIEDTGGNVVEEFEPELIRELPIEPDYVNVIREGMWGAVNFPNGTAKDLVVPGVQVAGKTGTAEFWDPEIGFLRNNRLPTHGWFTAFAPYEDPEIAIVVFVYGGGEGSLTAMPVAEAILRGYFETQEAPLEPPAVEEIVEEPIEEVVPGIEETGQETE; the protein is encoded by the coding sequence TTGATTGGCCGTCCGCTGCCGTCGTCGGCTCGCCTTCTGATATTGCGAGTTGCCACGGTGTTGATCTTCATAGTATTTGCCGGCCAACTCTGGCGAATCCAGTTTTTTCAGGGGGAAGGCTTGCGCGCGCGGGCTAACGAGAATCGATTCAGGTTGGTGGAGGTACGAGGTGCACGCGGGGTAATATACGATCGCGACGGAACGCTACTGGTGCGCAACAGGCCAAGCTTCAACATAGCCATCGTGCCGGAAGAACTTCCGGAAGATGACGACCCTGCCATTGAGGAAGAAATGCAACGGGTTGTGCTTGAACGACTGGAACGAGTCATCAAACAAGCAGTTGCCGGGTTACCTGAGCCAACACCGGGTCCCGAGAGCGCTCCTGTCGCAGAGACAGGGGATCAACCCAATCAGTTTGGCGTGACAGGTCCGCCGCGTTTCCGCCAGACCATGAGCATCGACGAAGCGCTGGACAGCGTTCGGCAGGGTTGGCAGGGTGGCGCCTATCGACCCATCACCTTTGCCGATCAGGTCGATCGGGAGATCGCTTTTTCCGTCGCGGAACAAAGCCATTTATTGCCCGGTGTCAGCCTGGAGATCGAACCGGTTCGCGACTACCTGAACGGCACCTTGACCTCTCATTTGCTGGGTTACATGGGACCAGTACCGCAAGAGTATGTCGCGAGCTATGAGGAAGAGGGCTACCGGGCAAACGATCAGGTGGGGTTGGCCGGCCTGGAATTCACCTATGAAAAAGCCTTGCGGGGCAAGGATGGACAGCGTAATATCGAGGTTGACGTCAACGGGCGCGAGGTACGCACGGTAGGCGACATCTTCCCCAGTGCCTCGGGCAATAACCTCGTATTGACCCTGGATGTTGAACTGCAAAAACTGATGGAAGATGCCTTGTTGCAGGGGTTGAAGGAGGCCAAAGCGGATACGGGAGTTGCGATCGCCATGGACCCGCGCAACGGCGAGGTTCTTGGCCTGGTCAGCTTGCCAACCTATGACAACAACCTCTTTGCCCAGGGAATCGAGCTGGAGGATTACCAGGTGCTCATCGAGGATAAGCGGCGTCCCCTGGTCAACCACGCCATTAGTGGCCTGTATCCACCAGGTTCGACCTTCAAGATCGTTGCGGCCGGGGGTGCGTTGGAAGAAGGTGTCGTCACCGAACGCACGCGCCTTGGCGACAGTTTTGATGGCACTGTAGATGGCATCACCTGGGTGAGCAATCGTTTCTTTCCCGACGATCCCAGATTCGCCCAGCCCTTCTTCTGCTGGATCCATGAATACAAGACCGGCCATTACCAGGTGAACATCCGTGAAGCGCTGGCGGTGTCGTGTGACACCTACTTCTATCAGATTTCGGGAGGTTTTGCGAAAACCTTCGAGGGCCTGGGAATCGATTCTCTCATCGACTACACGGAGGCGTACGGATTCGGCAGTCCCACGGGTATCGACCTGCCCGGTGAGAATGCGGGCCTGGTGCCCAGTCCACGCTGGAAACGGTTGACGTATGCCGAGACCTGGTCTGCCGGCGATACATATAACATGTCCATCGGTCAGGGCGCCATGCTTTCGACCCCACTTCAGGTTCTGAATGCTACAGCCGCCGTCGCCAACGGAGGTCTGTTGTACCGACCTCAGATTGTCAGCCGCATCGAGGATACGGGCGGCAATGTGGTAGAAGAATTCGAACCAGAATTGATCCGGGAACTTCCAATTGAACCCGACTACGTCAATGTAATCCGGGAGGGCATGTGGGGCGCGGTCAACTTCCCCAATGGCACAGCCAAGGATCTGGTGGTGCCAGGCGTACAAGTCGCCGGAAAGACTGGTACGGCCGAGTTTTGGGATCCTGAGATTGGGTTCTTGCGCAATAACCGTTTACCGACCCATGGCTGGTTCACAGCCTTCGCTCCCTACGAAGATCCGGAAATCGCCATCGTGGTATTCGTCTATGGCGGTGGTGAGGGATCCTTAACCGCTATGCCGGTTGCTGAGGCAATCTTGCGAGGTTACTTCGAAACCCAGGAAGCCCCGCTCGAGCCACCCGCGGTTGAAGAGATCGTCGAAGAACCAATTGAAGAGGTTGTGCCGGGAATAGAGGAAACCGGACAGGAAACAGAATGA
- the mreD gene encoding rod shape-determining protein MreD, with amino-acid sequence MAFYLLLIVLGVAALLQVSFLPPLAINGVSANLMLVLVVGWTLLRGLREGVVWAVIGGLWLDLLSGGPFGLHTLGLLIAAYIASLGGGTIYRGNIFLPFIMIAITTLAQNAIQLLILWLTGAAQSVPDALLRLIFPQIGLNLLLMLILYPILARISRATGRERLPLE; translated from the coding sequence ATGGCTTTTTATCTCCTGCTGATTGTTCTGGGCGTTGCCGCGTTGTTGCAGGTGTCCTTTTTGCCACCGCTGGCTATCAACGGCGTCTCGGCCAATCTGATGCTGGTGTTGGTCGTCGGATGGACCTTGTTACGCGGTCTGCGTGAAGGTGTGGTGTGGGCTGTTATCGGCGGCCTTTGGCTGGACCTGCTCTCCGGCGGCCCTTTCGGACTTCACACCCTGGGACTTTTGATCGCTGCCTATATCGCCAGTCTGGGTGGTGGCACGATTTACCGGGGAAACATATTCCTGCCCTTTATCATGATAGCCATCACAACATTGGCGCAAAACGCCATTCAACTGCTGATTCTATGGCTTACAGGCGCCGCCCAGTCGGTGCCGGACGCGCTGCTCAGATTGATCTTTCCTCAAATTGGCCTGAACCTGCTGCTGATGTTGATCCTTTATCCGATTCTCGCCCGGATCAGCCGCGCCACCGGAAGAGAACGTCTCCCATTGGAGTAA
- the mreC gene encoding rod shape-determining protein MreC, protein MYDRSPSRSRWRWWLIAGVVLVAAVLLLNSSFPAPVRGVVNRLTMPAQRVLRQAGQVVRNVTGSVGDLATLRERNDELDQLLAQLTVENVRLKEIEAENTRLRRLLNFPNANPGYGFKGSQVLGRVVADDPSSAIQSIVIDLGEKHGVLPGMPVVTERGLVGRITEVYDSGSRVLLITDSKSNVNTNLQSARLRGILRGRTGRLPIMDYLAQDEPIGVGDIVVTSGEGSDFPAGIPVGQVIEVERNDVEMFQRAVVKTTVDFNTLETVLVVTNFVPVQNLENLPER, encoded by the coding sequence ATGTACGACAGATCCCCTTCCCGCTCTCGATGGCGCTGGTGGTTGATTGCCGGCGTGGTACTCGTCGCGGCGGTGCTTCTGCTGAACTCCAGCTTTCCGGCACCGGTGCGCGGCGTCGTCAATCGCCTGACGATGCCGGCGCAGCGTGTATTGCGCCAGGCAGGACAGGTGGTGCGCAACGTCACGGGCAGTGTTGGTGACCTGGCGACCCTGCGCGAACGCAACGATGAACTGGATCAACTGTTGGCCCAGTTGACCGTGGAAAATGTTCGCCTCAAGGAAATCGAGGCCGAAAACACCCGGCTCAGACGCCTGCTCAATTTCCCAAACGCCAATCCTGGTTACGGCTTCAAGGGCAGCCAGGTACTCGGACGGGTTGTCGCCGACGACCCAAGCAGTGCTATCCAATCTATTGTCATCGATCTAGGAGAGAAACATGGAGTCTTGCCTGGCATGCCCGTGGTCACAGAACGTGGTCTGGTTGGGCGCATCACTGAGGTGTATGACAGCGGTTCCCGGGTGCTCTTGATTACCGATAGCAAAAGCAACGTGAATACCAACCTGCAAAGTGCCCGCTTACGCGGAATCCTGCGGGGCCGAACGGGACGCCTGCCCATTATGGATTATCTGGCTCAAGATGAACCGATAGGTGTCGGCGATATCGTGGTGACGTCAGGTGAAGGCAGCGATTTCCCTGCCGGCATTCCGGTGGGCCAGGTCATTGAAGTCGAGCGCAACGATGTTGAAATGTTCCAGCGAGCGGTCGTGAAAACCACCGTCGATTTCAACACGCTGGAGACGGTACTGGTTGTCACCAATTTCGTGCCGGTGCAGAACCTGGAGAATCTGCCCGAGCGCTAA